A region of the Ranitomeya imitator isolate aRanImi1 chromosome 5, aRanImi1.pri, whole genome shotgun sequence genome:
CAAACTATGGAAACGCCAGCTACATAGTGTGTGTATCGTGTGAGCGACCTGAGGCAATGTAAGTCCAATTCTATATATTCTATATGTCTATATACATCCTTTGAGTGTGTAGTGGCCGTCGGATGTATGTGTGCtgaatgtattgttttgtttgtacACAGATATCGGACagtgagagcagcagcagcagcagcagcagcgtgtctgcagtCTTCTCGTCACAATCGGTAGGCTTGCgttttaaaaagccacaataaatGTTGTGTGTCACTCGAGTGTATTTAGGTAATCatgtgtaatcatgtttttattgcaaataggaatctTCTTATCCCGAACCTGCcaggccaccccccaaaaaaactgtCCAAAGTGTCCAAACAGGTACATGCcacaaattatgtttttttttacacataaattGATACATGaattgtaaaattattttttttactacattgtaggttgttgaaaaagtaaaaaaaaaaacagcctcgcGTGTGTCTTCACCTCACCTACAAGTGGTAAATATCACGCAAAATATACATTTTGAACAAAACAAAACtaagtttattaattttttttataacaaatcATTAAACATACAAAACCAACATAACACAAGAAACAACACAATATAACAACGTTTAAAACCCTTTTTAACAAACTACATACATGTCATAACATTAATCAAACAAactataaagaaagaagaaaagagaagcgcaaagaggtgcacactgagccaatgtaatcaatataaacaaatctttattgagaccaaaacttcagtgctaaactttaaaaacatacattaaaaacagcataaaacatatgcctatacacactactttcaatgtcctctgtatggggacatgatagaaaccagaccccctaggaaaaataatcctgtggcgtagctccgtgagttgcaaaatagtataaagtcagagcaatgcagataagtgtcctgtggtgccgtcctgacgtggtttaataatgtccaaaatagatatccggctcttgttatatataataatactatgatatcccaaggtttagatgactaattaagaacatgcagatatccatttaatatgtccactaagtactaaacaatgagcccttcatatattgtgggcatggaaatgcacataaacaatattatgatacatttagaaaaaaaaaaaaaaaaaaaaaaaaaaaaaaaacagaaatggaaccacaggcatcacccactgcatgtgaagataaataagtaatatactcactaggagacagggtctggaggctccctacgcgtatcgccactcctggtggcttcgtcaggggaaatgatGATATACAAGTCGTGTCCAGCATATATAGCGTAAGTGCACTTACTTATTGGTCAGCTAATGCCGACACCTGTGTTCGGCAGTCTCTGACCAATAGGAACCAGTCAGTAAGTCTTGAGTGGGGATAAGTAAAACCTGTCCTTATTTGTAGACGGTCTAATTATGTCACAGTTCCCCTCCCTTCTCTGCTGTGCAATGTAGACTCCGATTGGTGAAGTGAAACTTGTGAGAAGTTCCCTTGGTTACCGAGCGTCTTAGAGGCCTGACGTCAGTCCAATAGGTGTCCTCCATTTTCCGCGTCTGCGCAATGCGAACAAAATGCATCTTAATTATACAGCGTCCTGGAACCGGACATTTGTCTTTCAATGCAGGCCGCTTTTGCGCCTGCGTGATACGCTATTACTAAAGTCCGGCGCCAGCCCTATAATGACTATTTACTGAATGCGTTTGCGCAGTACTTGCGGAGAAATCATacctataaaatacatttttctcttTTGGAAAACTCCATAgttaattaggaaaaaaaaaaaaaaaaaaaaaaaaaaaaattgtttatctcCTTTGTGCACCTGCGCAGTGCTATCAAAATCTGGGAAAATCATGTCTATTGTAAAGCCATACGGGCATGAGTTGCCAGCTGCAAGATATACTAATTGTGCATCTATGCAATATAATCCCCTAATTGCCTGGCGTCTGGAGATACAGACGCTGGTCCACTAATGTAGATATACTTTACACCTGCACCATATTCCGATAGTAAGCGTCCGCTagtcgcgcctgcgcagtgcgaCCAAAATACATCACTTCATAGTTTCTTGGCGTCCTAGAAACCAGACGCTGATCTACCGATATGGTTCGCTTATTGCGCCTGCACGACGCGCTGTTGCTAGAGCCCATCGCCAGCCCTATAACCACCATTACTAAGTATGCCTACGCAATATCTACAGGGAAGTCATTCCTATAATAATTCGTTCTTAGAACTCCATTGTTGATGAGGTAATAGTAAATCTCTTGTTATTCCTACACAGTGTTTATTAAGATCCAGAAAAGTCCTATCTATTGCCTTACGGGCATCAGTTTTCCACTAGATGATAAACTGTTTGTGCATCTATGCAATACAGAACGCTGTTAACCAAGCGTCCAAAAATACGGACTCTGGTCCACTAGTGTGAGTAATATTTTACCATGTTATcccaagagagagaaaaaaaaaaaaaaaaaaaaaaaattaaaaaatgatgaTGAACCCATCTAGGGCAGAAGGAATCCTGTATAGAGGAGATCCTCATTGAGGCCCCCTGGTGATACTGATCCCAACTGGTATATCCAGCGGGCCTCTAGTCTGAGCAATTCCCCCTGTCTGTCCCTTCTGCGGATATTTGGTGGAATTTTCTGCAGGCCGGTAACCCGCAGATCCCGAGTATTGCTAGAATGAACCTGCAAAAAATGCATGGCTACTGTGGAAACCATTTTGCCTTTGGATATATCTTGTTTGGCGCAATTAATATTAGAGATATGCTGTTGTACTCTTTTGCGAAGCTCCTGGGAAGTCTGTCCTACATAGGTCTTGGGGCAAGAGCATGTCAAAGCATAGATCACATTAGATGTTTTACAGTTCATATAGTCCTTTAAATTATACTCAGTCCCATCTAGGGGATTGGCAAAGCAGGAGCCCCTGCTTACCAACGAGCAAATATTGCATTCCCCGCATGGATACATACCTCTGAGGGTACATCCCCTGCCCAGTTTCAAAGTTGGTTTAATAAAGTGGCTCCTTGAGAGGGAGTCTCGTAAATTTGGTGCCCTCCTAGCTGTAATTAGAGGGCGCTCTGGTACAAGGTCTGTCACCTTAGGGTCTGTTTTCAGGATGTTCCAGTGTCTCCTGAATAATTCGGAGACTTCCTTCCAATGATTGTGGAATGTAGTTATATACCTGAGTTCGTTATCCACTTTCCTGTTTCTCGGTTTTAACAGTTGTGTCCTTGGGATAGATTTAGTTTGCTGTAGGGCATTTTTTATAATCGATCTCGGATAACCTCTTGCCTGCAGACGCGTTGAGAGGGCCTTAGCTTGAGAGCAAAAATCACTCTGTAGGGTACAGTTCCTCCGGATTCTGTGAAATTGACCAGTAGGTAAATTTTTCTTCAGATGATGAGGATGGAAACTTTTAAAATCCAATAATCCATTAGCTGCCGTGTTTTTCCGGAACAGGTCTGTATATATGATGTCATTTTGACGGATGAGTCTTAGATCTAGAAATCCCACTGTAGACAAGGATATTTCAAAGGTTAAATAAATGTTATATACATTATCATTCAGCATCCGGAGGAAGTCCTCACATCCCTCCCTTGAGCCTGCccagataaaaaaaatgtcatcgatAAACCGAAACCAATATAAAACATTTTCTCTAAAGGCCCGCGACGGGTACACgctggtctcctcccaccaacccatgaaAAGGTTGGCAAAGGAAGGAGCACAGCGGGCACCCATCGCGGTACCCGATAACtgtttgaaaaaagaaaaatcaaatataAAATAATTGTGTGTTAACACAAACCTGAGCAGGCTCAAAAGGAAGGAATTATGTGGGAGCTCCCCAGGATGCACTCTTCTTAGAAAATGATCTACTGCCCTTAATCCGTCATCATGTGCAATGctggtgtaaagagcagaaacatcGGCTGTCACCAGCCAGGCCTGCTCTGGCAGTCTCACATCTTTCAATTTCTCTATGAGATGTGTTGAATCTCTGATATAGGACGGCAAATCCTGTACCAACGGCTGAAGAAAAAAGTCTATGTATTCACAGGCTCTTTCCCCTATACCTCCAATACCCGAGACGATAGGTCTTCCAGGAGGGCACGTGAGATTTTTATGGACTTTAGGTACCAAGTAGAATGTGGGAATCACTggtttttttacaaatatatagtCTCTTTCTCTTTTTCTAATCACTCCCTCCATCAGTGCTGCATCCAGTAGCCTTTCCAGCTTCCCATTAAATACTAGTGTAGGATCCGACGGCAATTTCACATAGTTTTTAATGTTGGTCAGTTGTTTAGACACCTCTTCCAAATACATCTCTATTGGCCACAGAACTACATTCCCCCCTTTGTCTGCCTCCTTTATAAGGAATGTCTTGTTGGTTTTTAAGCCAGCCAAGGCCTTCCTGTCAGTCACTGAcaaattttgttctttatttttgatTATTGGTAGTTTATGTATATCTGCCTTGACCACTTCAAAGAAGGTTTTAACCGAAGGTACGAGAGACAAGGGAGGAGTAGTAGTAGAGGGTAGTCTATGAGGAAAGCTTTTCCTACCTGCAGTGTCATCGTTTTCATTCAGGAGTTCCAGGAGATCGTGAAAAACCCGTCTATCTACTGTCGCTGTGGAGTCCGGAAAAAGTTCTGGTTTATGATGTAATGCTTTCAAGACAATTTTTCTGCAAAATAGATATAGATCTTTAATAACGGTAAACTTATCCGTAGTTAGCATGGGAGAAAAAGTGAGACCCCTCTGAAGAACTGACCTCTCTGCCTCAGACAAAGTATATGTGGATAGGTTAATGATTTGGAGCTGGTTATTAGTTATTTCTGGCGCCTGCTGCTCTTCTTCTGCCCTAGCATGGGCTGATAGCGTGGTCGCCTGTTTTTTCTTATTTCTCTTTCCCCGCCTTGTCCTCCGTCCGTGTCGCTTGTGTCTGAGGCTAAAAAATCGCTCAGACTGCTCTCAGCTGTGGCCCCCATGTCCTGTTGATTTGTTGCAAAAAATGGTCTTTTAttacccgaatgtttccacctgtaGGCTGTACCCTTTTCATAATCCTGTTTGTCCCGTTGTAATTTAGTTTTCTTTCCTGTCATGATCTCCTGCTCAAATTTCGTAATCGTGTCCTTTAGATTTTTTTGAAAAGGCTGTACTTGTGTTATAGGGTCATAGGTCGACAGTTGTGCCTCCAGATTCTTTATTTTTTGTTTAAGGGTTGATAACGTCTCATTATCATGTTGTAATAACAGATTAAGCATGATTCTTGAGCACTGTGCCAGGCCTGCCTCCCAGATGCTTTTAAAAACCGGAGTGACTTCCCAGGCCGGAAAAATTTGCACCCTCAATCCTCGAGGAAAAATGGATAATTTTAGATACTGTTCTAAAGTTCGAACATTCCACCAGATTTTCGTGATGGTTTTATGTGTGTCCATGAGTTCTCGGGTAAGTTTATTAAAATCCGAACCTTCATTTACTGGTGTATCAAGAAAAATATCCCCACTCTGACTGTTCCATAAGGCCTCCCGGGTGTTGAGATCATAAGCCATATTGTAGACTGCTAATGAATAAACGTGAAGATAATTATTATTTAatgctctctatatatatatacacatatatgggcGTGCCACCACTCAGAACCCCAAACAAATGGGAAAACACCATAGGCAGAAAAAGAAAGTCGAGCGGGCACCACCTAAATATTTCTCACCATATATGCCCGGTGCTACCAATGCGCTTATAAATACAGTactataaagaaagaagaaaagagaagcgcaaagaggtgcacactgagccaatgtaatcaatataaacaaatctttattgagaccaaaacttcagtgctaaactttaaaaacatacattaaaaacagcataaaacatatgcctatacacactactttcaatgtcctctgtatggggacatgatagaaaccagaccccctaggaaaaataatcctgtggcgtagctccgtgagttgcaaaatagtataaagtcagagcaatgcagataagtgtcctgtggtgccgtcctgacgtggtttaataatgtccaaaatagatatccggctcttgttatatataataatactatgatatcccaaggtttagatgactaattaagaacatgcagatatccatttaatatgtccactaagtactaaacaatgagcccttcatatattgtgggcatggaaatgcacataaacaatattatgatacatttagaaaaaaaaaaaaaaaaaaaaaaaaaaaaaacagaaatggaaccacaggcatcacccactgcatgtgaagataaataagtaatatactcactaggagacagggtctggaggctccctacgcgtatcgccactcctggtggcttcgtcaggggaaatgatGATATACAAGTCGTGTCCAGCATATATAGCGTAAGTGCACTTACTTATTGGTCAGCTAATGCCGACACCTGTGTTCGGCAGTCTCTGACCAATAGGAACCAGTCAGTAAGTCTTGAGTGGGGATAAGTAAAACCTGTCCTTATTTGTAGACGGTCTAATTATGTCACAGTTCCCCTCCCTTCTCTGCTGTGCAAT
Encoded here:
- the LOC138637874 gene encoding uncharacterized protein, which codes for MLNLLLQHDNETLSTLKQKIKNLEAQLSTYDPITQVQPFQKNLKDTITKFEQEIMTGKKTKLQRDKQDYEKEQSERFFSLRHKRHGRRTRRGKRNKKKQATTLSAHARAEEEQQAPEITNNQLQIINLSTYTLSEAERKIVLKALHHKPELFPDSTATVDRRVFHDLLELLNENDDTAVGFLDLRLIRQNDIIYTDLFRKNTAANGLLDFKSFHPHHLKKNLPTGQFHRIRRNCTLQSDFCSQAKALSTRLQARGYPRSIIKNALQQTKSIPRTQLLKPRNRKVDNELRYITTFHNHWKEVSELFRRHWNILKTDPKVTDLVPERPLITARRAPNLRDSLSRSHFIKPTLKLGRGCTLRGMYPCGECNICSLVSRGSCFANPLDGTEYNLKDYMNCKTSNVIYALTCSCPKTYVGQTSQELRKRVQQHISNINCAKQDISKGKMVSTVAMHFLQVHSSNTRDLRVTGLQKIPPNIRRRDRQGELLRLEARWIYQLGSVSPGGLNEDLLYTGFLLP